Below is a genomic region from Xylanivirga thermophila.
CCAATCACTACAATATGCGTTTCTCAACGTTCAATTTTATTTCTTTTACAAAATCAGCCGTAGCATCTCGATATATTCCAGTTTTAGGTTAGCCTTAACTATTTCCAATTCTTTTTCGAGAGGCTACTTTTAAGAGTAAGAAATCATGTATTATACATTTTTCATTATGTTCAGTTTAATTCTAACATAAGTGTGAGCTATTGTGAACGCTAGATTCCACGTAAAAAGGATAAAAAAAAAGATGGAGGGAGGAGATTTTGGAGTCCATTTCACCATCTTTTAAAAAAACTAACTGGTATTACTAAATAACAATTTATTTTTCTTCCATAATATTAGATACACAATAGGCCAAAAAGGTTTCACTTTTTTTAAAAATTTTTAATTATTCTAAATTTTATTGTTATGCATGCTCTATATTTGTGTGTATATTATTAACTATATGATCAAATTTGTCTGAGGAAATAGGTGTCGGATAGGACATAATTTTAAGTGGCACGGATTTTTTCCCCTTACCCAATGGTGGTTGCATATAGTGGTTATTATTTAGATGAAATCCTGCCTTTTTGTAAAATTTAATACGTTTTATGGATATATCATCCTTAGGTGGCTCCACTTCCAATACCACCTTGTTAGGGTGCTTATGCTTTATGTCCTCTAATATCTTAGTCCCGTAGCCATTCCCCCTAAACTCTTCTTTTATTGCTAGATGTTCTAAAAATATGAAATCGCCAAGCTCCCATAAGGCAGCAAAGCCTATCATATGACCATCTTTATAATAAGGTATTAACTTGTAGCTTTTATTACTCAGTATTTTCTTTTGTGTCAATTGATCACGTCTTTCATCCTCCGGAAAAGAGCTCTCATATATTTCCCAGAACTTGGAAAACTCTTCCATCAGCATATACATTCCTCCTCGATAAATTCTTTTAGTGCCTCATGCCAATCCCTAGGTAATGGTTTATCCATGATCTCAAGCATATAATTTCTAAGCACCACATTAAGGGGCCTCTTTGCCTTCCCTGAAAAATCCGACGCTACCGGCACTATATTGGCATCTTTATATCCTGCTATATAGAGGGCTTCCTTTACCAATTCATATCTACTACATTCTCCCCTGTTGGTCAGATGATAAACTCCATACTCCTCTCCTTCCAACAGATTTCTAATCATAAAAGACAAATCTTTTATATAGGTTGGGGATACTATCTGATCCTTCGGCACTATTATGGTCTCACCCCGCTTTGCCTGTTTTATACTCCTAGTAACAAGGGTGTCCCGATGTATACCAAACAAAATAGATGTTCTTACTATAAAATATTTATCACTCAATTCTCTTGTAAATCTCTCTCCCATAACCTTTGATTTACCATATACATTGAGAGGTGAAGTAATATCGAACTCAGTATAATAATTATCACACCGATTATATCCACCAAAAACATGATCCGTAGATATATAAACATCTTTACAGCCTGTATATTGACAGGCTACAGCAATATTTCTAGCACCAATAGTATTTACTCCATAGGCTAATTTAGGCTGCTTTTCGCATATATCTGGATTAGCTATGGCAGCACAGTTTATAACAGCATCTGGCTCTATCTGCTTTATAGCATCTAGCACCTTCTTACTATCCTCTACATTTACATCCCTACTAGATAATGGTATTACCTCATCTTCTTCAAGTCTTCTTAACAGTTCTTTCCCCAAAAGTCCAGTGGCACCAAAGATAACAATTTTCATAAAACCTTCCCCTTCCACAACAATGAGCGAATAGGAACTATATAACTTTAATATTAATCTTAAAAGATATTTATATTTTAGTCAAGCATAGATAGTTGCCTATAGTGCTACAAATGATATATAATCTATTAGAACAAATAAAGCAGGAGGTAAATATGATAAAAAATTATATGGAACTAGTAGTGGACCATCTCTTGCCCACGGTATTGGAAAAGTATCCTAATATATGCACGTGCGATCAATGTATGGAAGATATAAAAGCTATGGCGTTAAACCATTTGAAACCCATGTATGTAGTAACGCAAAAAGGCAATATATATGCAAAACTAAACGAATTGGAAGCACAATTTAAAGCTGATACCCTTAAGGCTATAACCCAGGCAGTAGAAGTGGTGTCTAAAAATCCAAACCATGATATATAACAGTTTAAATAGATAGAAAGGGACCAACAGATGATTGTTAGTCCCTTAATCTTTTTTCTCCGGTTATTTGTTGTATGGGTTTTATGTCTTGGGTTACCTCCAGAGTTCCCAAATATTTTCCATCCATATCCCGCACTGCAAAATATCTTATATATGCATATACATCGCCCTTTTGTATCCAAAAATCCTCATGATCCCTCGCACCTGTCTTAAAATCCTCAACTATTTTATTTACCACATCTACACTAGCAGGTGGATGACAGTTTTGTACCGTCCTACCTATTACCGACTTAGGCCTTTGAAATATTCTGTCCTTCCCTTGTGAAAAATACCTTACTACATCGTCTTTATCTATAAACGTTATATCTAATGGTAGCGTATTTAATACAGCCTCTACTTCACCAAAGGATAGTACCCCAGTATCAAATTTCACATATCCTTCAGACACAGATTCATCCGATGCCATTTTTTCTTCTGTATCTATTCTCTCCGGCATCCAATCTGCAGGTGGATCTATAAACGTATATCCTATTTCAGGAGTATCATCATATATAGATATCCATTCATCCTCTGAAAGACCCTCTAGAGCCATTGGAAATAATATATTTTTCTCCTTAAATATCATCTCATCAACCTTATGCAATATTTCCTCGATTTTTTCAACAACCTTATGTGCATCATTGTCATAATCTTCTAGCATACTTATAACATCATCTATCCCCTGCCTTATCTCATCATCCACCCCCCCACATAACCTTAGGTGGACCTTCTATACCATGTTTTTCGAGTTGAGGGAATAATAAGTTTTCTTTTCTATTATAATGTTTATCTATCTCAGATAATCTTTTAAAATCAGCAATTAATACCTCACATGCTTCTCTATCTGACTGATTTTTTAAATTATTCAGGTGTGGCATAATTGTATGTTCTATAAAATCAGCTATAGCTTCGTTTTCCATGGTAAATGTATTTAAAGGATGTCCCGGAACCTTGTCTGGAGACACTGGCCTATGTATCTCCTCAATGGAACCTTTGAAAACAGCTGCGTGTACATCACATAGCCTTTGCACCTCTTCAACTGGCATCCCCTCCATAATAAGGCTTTGCTCCATCTGAGATATTTCTGATACAGATACACCTTCTATTAGTTTTTCAAATTTCGCCTTGACTTCCTCTATACTTTTACCATCATGGAGCTCCATTATAAGTTGTTTCAATACCTTTTGCCTATATTCACTGTTATTTATTATTTCACTCACCTTATTGCCTCCTATTGCAAACTAAAAACTACGATCAGCATCATCTTAAACTGCTCATTGGCCATCAATGCATGGGGTATCCCTGCTGGCATAACTATAGCCTGCCCTTTTTCTAATACATGCTTCTGATCTCCCAATGTAATCTCCGCTTTACCATCCATTATATATACTAGCGCATCCCCATCTGATGAATGGGAACTTATCTCCTCTCCCTTATCAAATGCAAACAATGTAATACTAAGTGGAGCACCTTGGGCAAGAGTCTTACTAATTACTGTCCCCTGCTGATATTCAACTAATCTCTCCATATCCAATACCTTTGAAAAATCAATGTTTTTAAGTAATTGTTGTGCCATAAAAATTCTCCTTCCATGCTTTTATTTCCTATGAATCCATATTATCATTTATCCATAAAGTAAATCGGTAACAAAAGTTACCGATTCAAAAGAAGGCTCGATATTATTATGTCGATTAAAGTGTAGAATTATTTGAAAAATCACTAAACATTTTAATTTCGGTTATCTCTTAGCTAAATATTTCCTAATATCTAAAGCTACTGCCATTATTATAATTATACCTTTTATAACCTGTTGCCAATATGTTTGTACCCCTAAAACAACCAAACCATTATTGAGCACTTCAAAAATAAGTACACCTGTTATAACCCCTGAAACTCTGCCAACACCTCCTGATGTAGATACGCCCCCTATTGTGCAAGCTGCTATGGCATCCAATTCATACATCAGTCCATAATTGTTTGTAGCGCCACCAGTCCTAGCTGCTAGTAATGCACCAGCTAGGCCATACAACCCGCCTGCCAAGGCATATACTTTAACTAATATATTCTCCACATTAACCCCCGATACTTCAGCAGCATTCGGGTTTCCACCTATAGCATATATATATTTGCCAAAGCGTGTTTTGTTGTAGATAAACCATATAACAAATATAACTATAATCGCTATCAAAATAAGATTTGGCATGAACCCAATCGAGCCTGATGCAATATTTGTAAAATCATCCCTCAGTCCTCCAATAGGCTGGGCATTTGTATATATGCATGAAACACCATATACTATAACCATCATGCCTAAAGTAGCAATAAAAGGAGGAACTTTTAGATATGCAATTACCAATCCATTTGTAATGCCTATAATAACGCCTACGAGTATAGCCAATAATATAGGTACTATGACTGGAAGTTGCGGTATATCCGGAAGCAGCTTATATGCGTAATCGGGACGTTGTAGTAAACTCGCCGCTATACAGGCAGTAAGGCCTACTGTACGTCCAGCTGACAGATCCGTTCCACGGGTTATAAGAGCACCACTCACACCAAGTGCTATTACAAGCCTTACGGCAGCTATTATCAATACATTTACTATATTATCAATGGAGAAAAAATTTCTATTAATCATACCAATTGCTAAAAACAACACTAAAAGTACTATATATATAGCATATCGGCTCAATATGTCTTTTACTTTTTTTGTATTATCTGCCATACAATTACCCCCTCGTCCTAATAATTTGCAAATTTAGTAGCATATTTCATTATAGTTTCCTGATCAGCTTCATTACCTTTTATAATGCCGCTTACTCTACCTTCACACATGACCATTATCCTATCTGACATACCTAAGAGCTCAGGCATCTCGGAAGATATCATTATTATGCTTTTGCCCTGTTTTGCAAGATCCGCAATTATTTTATATATCTCGTATTTAGCACCAACATCAATACCTCTAGTAGGTTCATCGAGAATTAATATATTAGGTTCAAGTAATAGCCAACGGGAAAATATTACTTTTTGCTGGTTTCCACCTGATAAATACTGTATTTGTGTTTTTATTGAAGGGGTTTTTATATTTAATTTATCAATTGTTTTCTTTACATCGCCAATCCCCTTATCCTCATCCAGCATAAAATTAAATTTAATATATCTATCTATACCAGCTATAATGGTATTATCTGCTACCGAAAGCATTGGAAATATACCTGTAGATCTTCTCTCTTCTGTAAGTAAAGCCATACCATATTTTTTTGCATCCTTTGGATGCTTTATCCTTACCTCATTACCCCTTATATATATGTGTCCTTCAGCTATACGTCTAAGTCCAAATATGGATTCTACAAGCTCTGTCCTCTGTGCTCCTACTAAACCACCTATCCCCAATATCTCACCCTGCCTCAACTCAAAGGTAACATTCTTAAATGACTTTGGATTCATGGAGGTCAATTTATCCACTTTCAGTATTACTTCGCCAAGTTTATTCTCCCTATACGGAAATCTATGTGTGAGCTCCCGCCCTACCATCTTAGAGATTATTTCATCAATTGTCAGATCTTTTGCCGCCCATGTCCCTATGTATTTGCCATCTCGCATTATGGTTACATCATCTGCAATTTCCAATATCTCCTCAATTTTGTGGGATATATATATGATAGCTACCCCTTGTTCCCTAAGTTCCCGGATTATTCTAAAGAGATTTTCTACCTCATTTCCCGTAAGGGATGAAGTAGGCTCATCCATTATTATTATTTTAGAGCTATATGAAACAGCCTTTGCTATTTCTAGTCCCTGAACTTGTGACACTGATAATTTTGATACAAGCGTATCTGGTTCTATATCCATATGCAGTTTTTCCAACAATGATTTTGTGTCCGTATACATCTTCTTATGATCAACAACCGAAAATCCCATAATATTTTTGATTGGAAACCTTCCTACCCATATATTTTCCATTACATCCCTGTAAGGTATGGGCTGTAATTCCTGATGTATCATTGAAATCCCATTGTCTAACCCGTCTTTGGCATTTCTAAGATGAATTTCCTTGCCATCTAGTATTATTTCTCCCGAATCTGGAGTATATATGCCAAATAAACATTTCATAAGGGTGGATTTTCCCGCTCCATTTTCTCCAACCAAGGCATGAACTGTTCCGGGCCTTACCTTTAACATTACATCATCCAACGCCTTTACGCCTGGAAACGTCTTGAATATATGGTTCATCTCCAAAATATATCCCTGCTCCATCTATTTCCCCCCTTTTATGTGCTCAAGGAATTATTCGGGGAGTGCATAACACTCCCCAGATATATTTTAAATATCATTATTTTTTGAATTTGTTCATATTTTCCTTGGTAACAGGTTGATATGGTACCCATTTGTACTGTCCATCTGTAATATCATCTACAGACTTTGAAGGATCTTCGCCCTTAGCCAGATAGTACGCTATCCTTATTATAGCCTGCCCCTGACCTTCAGCATCATTTAGCACAGTACCAAACATTTTAAATTCCGCCAAAGAATCCAGGGCGGGAGCAGTAGCATCTACCCCTACTACAGGGATAAATTTATCATCCTGAAAATATCCTGCTGCCTTTAATGCTTCAATTGCACCGAGTGCCATATCATCATTATTGGCAAACACCACTTCAATCTTATCACCATAAGCCGACAACCATGCAGCCATTTTCTCCTGACCTTGAGCCCTTTGCCAGTTTCCTGTATCACTAGCTAATTTTTCGGTTTTTATCCCTGCATCTTCAAGGGCCTTTATGGAATATTCAGTCCTCAATATGGCATCTTGGTGTCCTGGTTCACCTTCCAACATAACATACTGTAAGACTCCATCTTTATTTTTATCAGCATCGGCATTATCCTTCCAGTAATCAGCTATTATATTCCCCTGCATAGTACCGGATTCTTCAGCCTTTGCACCAACATAATATATCTTATCCCACTTCTTCATATCTTCTTCGACAGGTTCCCTATTAAAGAATACAACCGGTATATTTGCTTTTTTAGCCTTATCTATTACCACTGAGGCCGCTGTACGATCTACCATGTTTACACATATAACATCATATTTTTGTGTTATAAAGGTATCGATCTGATCATTTTGTGTAGCCTGTTGTCCCTGACCATCAACTGCATTTATAGATATTTTAACCCCTTCTTCATCTTCTATCTTTTTGGCTTCCTTTTCTATTGCCTCTCTCACTGTTGAAATAAATGTATCATCAAATTTGTACAAGGCAACGCCAACCTTTATTTCGCCATTCTTACCCCCCGTACTTTTACTCCCGCTTGATTCGCCGCAGCCTGTAAATAAAACAGCTAAGAGAGTAACCGAAAGAAAAATACAAATGAATTTTTTCATTTTTTCTACCCCTCCTTAAAAATTTTAGGATCTAAATACAGGATAATAAAAAAAGATATTTTATACTATACATTTAGTTGGCATTCTGATGGATTATAATGCCATATACATATAAAATATAAGGGTGATATAGCATTTTATTGCCATATCACCCTTATATTTTTGTTATACCGTCAACAACTAAACTTTTCCTTAAAATCAGTAGGACTCAAACCTACT
It encodes:
- a CDS encoding cupin domain-containing protein encodes the protein MAQQLLKNIDFSKVLDMERLVEYQQGTVISKTLAQGAPLSITLFAFDKGEEISSHSSDGDALVYIMDGKAEITLGDQKHVLEKGQAIVMPAGIPHALMANEQFKMMLIVVFSLQ
- a CDS encoding GNAT family N-acetyltransferase, with the protein product MLMEEFSKFWEIYESSFPEDERRDQLTQKKILSNKSYKLIPYYKDGHMIGFAALWELGDFIFLEHLAIKEEFRGNGYGTKILEDIKHKHPNKVVLEVEPPKDDISIKRIKFYKKAGFHLNNNHYMQPPLGKGKKSVPLKIMSYPTPISSDKFDHIVNNIHTNIEHA
- a CDS encoding late competence development ComFB family protein, with product MIKNYMELVVDHLLPTVLEKYPNICTCDQCMEDIKAMALNHLKPMYVVTQKGNIYAKLNELEAQFKADTLKAITQAVEVVSKNPNHDI
- the rfbD gene encoding dTDP-4-dehydrorhamnose reductase, with the protein product MKIVIFGATGLLGKELLRRLEEDEVIPLSSRDVNVEDSKKVLDAIKQIEPDAVINCAAIANPDICEKQPKLAYGVNTIGARNIAVACQYTGCKDVYISTDHVFGGYNRCDNYYTEFDITSPLNVYGKSKVMGERFTRELSDKYFIVRTSILFGIHRDTLVTRSIKQAKRGETIIVPKDQIVSPTYIKDLSFMIRNLLEGEEYGVYHLTNRGECSRYELVKEALYIAGYKDANIVPVASDFSGKAKRPLNVVLRNYMLEIMDKPLPRDWHEALKEFIEEECIC
- the mglC gene encoding galactose/methyl galactoside ABC transporter permease MglC, with the translated sequence MADNTKKVKDILSRYAIYIVLLVLFLAIGMINRNFFSIDNIVNVLIIAAVRLVIALGVSGALITRGTDLSAGRTVGLTACIAASLLQRPDYAYKLLPDIPQLPVIVPILLAILVGVIIGITNGLVIAYLKVPPFIATLGMMVIVYGVSCIYTNAQPIGGLRDDFTNIASGSIGFMPNLILIAIIVIFVIWFIYNKTRFGKYIYAIGGNPNAAEVSGVNVENILVKVYALAGGLYGLAGALLAARTGGATNNYGLMYELDAIAACTIGGVSTSGGVGRVSGVITGVLIFEVLNNGLVVLGVQTYWQQVIKGIIIIMAVALDIRKYLAKR
- a CDS encoding galactose ABC transporter substrate-binding protein; translated protein: MKKFICIFLSVTLLAVLFTGCGESSGSKSTGGKNGEIKVGVALYKFDDTFISTVREAIEKEAKKIEDEEGVKISINAVDGQGQQATQNDQIDTFITQKYDVICVNMVDRTAASVVIDKAKKANIPVVFFNREPVEEDMKKWDKIYYVGAKAEESGTMQGNIIADYWKDNADADKNKDGVLQYVMLEGEPGHQDAILRTEYSIKALEDAGIKTEKLASDTGNWQRAQGQEKMAAWLSAYGDKIEVVFANNDDMALGAIEALKAAGYFQDDKFIPVVGVDATAPALDSLAEFKMFGTVLNDAEGQGQAIIRIAYYLAKGEDPSKSVDDITDGQYKWVPYQPVTKENMNKFKK
- a CDS encoding sugar ABC transporter ATP-binding protein — protein: MEQGYILEMNHIFKTFPGVKALDDVMLKVRPGTVHALVGENGAGKSTLMKCLFGIYTPDSGEIILDGKEIHLRNAKDGLDNGISMIHQELQPIPYRDVMENIWVGRFPIKNIMGFSVVDHKKMYTDTKSLLEKLHMDIEPDTLVSKLSVSQVQGLEIAKAVSYSSKIIIMDEPTSSLTGNEVENLFRIIRELREQGVAIIYISHKIEEILEIADDVTIMRDGKYIGTWAAKDLTIDEIISKMVGRELTHRFPYRENKLGEVILKVDKLTSMNPKSFKNVTFELRQGEILGIGGLVGAQRTELVESIFGLRRIAEGHIYIRGNEVRIKHPKDAKKYGMALLTEERRSTGIFPMLSVADNTIIAGIDRYIKFNFMLDEDKGIGDVKKTIDKLNIKTPSIKTQIQYLSGGNQQKVIFSRWLLLEPNILILDEPTRGIDVGAKYEIYKIIADLAKQGKSIIMISSEMPELLGMSDRIMVMCEGRVSGIIKGNEADQETIMKYATKFANY